The segment CGGTGGCGCGCCTCGAGGGGCAGGAGGCGGCCCGACTCAAGGCCGAGAAACGGACCGGCCTGCGGGTGCACGCCCGGACCGGCCTGCCGTGCCCGGTGTGCGGGGACACGGTCCGCGAGGTGTCGTTCGCGGACCGCTCGTTCCAGTACTGCCCCACCTGTCAGACGGGCGGCAAGATCCTCGCCGACCGCCGCATGTCGCGACTGCTCAAGTAGCTCGACATCAGCGTCGAACGGTGGTGCGGACCAGCATCACGTTGTAGTCCTCCCACCGGCTGGCGTTGAAGTACAGCTCGGGGCCGGTGCCGCGCAGAGCGGGGGAGTTCGGCAGCATCATCGGGGCATACAGCTCCAGGTTCGACGGCGCGACCCGGCGCGGCGGGCTCCACGGGCCCTGCGGGCTCGCGGCGGTGCGCATCAGGACGCCGCGCGGACTGTCGAGCATCACGTAGCGGTTCAGGTACGGGCTCCACGACACCGACAACTCGGTGACCGGCCCGCGCACCACGGCTCGCGCGACGTCGGGGTTGCCGACGATCCAGGTCCTGCCGTCCCAGTACTGGTACTTCCCGCGATCGAGGATGTCGCCGGGACGGAAGCGTGCCACGTATGCGGCGCCGAATCGCCCGTTCGGGGTGCCGTACTGGTACACCCAGCCGCTGTCGGCGCCGCCGCCCTTCGCGTAGGCGCTCTGCTGGAACTTGGCGTCGCCCGCCTGGAACGACGGCCACGATGCGGGCACCGGAATGGTGATCCCCGCGTTGACACGGATGGTGTTCTGCGGCGTGTACCAACTGCGGCCGTTGTTGTTCGAGACCGCGATCGCGGAGTAGTTGGTGTACCAGACGCTCGCCGGGCCCCAGGCTCGGACGGACATGTAGTTGACGTACTGCTTGCCGCCGATCGAGATGCCCGCGGTCGGGATGGCGGTCTTCTCGACTCCTTCGACGCCGACGGCGCCGAACATCTCACCCGCGTAGCCGCGGCCGCTGAGGCTGAGGCCGTCGGACAGGTTGCCGTCGGTGGATCGCAGCAGCACATTGTGGCGCCACTGCTGGGCGGGCGCGAGGCAGTTGCCGAAGGTGTCGCCGAAGGCCATCAACGTCTGTCCGCGGCCGTTGTCCCAGGCGACGCCGACGTCGGTGCCGGAGATCCCGAACCGACCGAAGGTCCTGTTCGGGCTCTTGGGGCCGGTGACCCAGCTGATGGTCTTGGTGCCGCCGTGGTCGTAGGCGGGCATCGCCTTCTGCGGACCGATCGGGGAGCCGCCGCGCGGCAGCAGCTTGTTGATGATCGGGATCGGTACTCCGGTTCCGCTGTTGCTGCACGCGCGGGCGTCGGCCGTGCCGGTGGGAACCGC is part of the Gordonia phthalatica genome and harbors:
- a CDS encoding DUF4185 domain-containing protein, which translates into the protein MRLPSRLLSLLACTAVSTGLVSAVPTGTADARACSNSGTGVPIPIINKLLPRGGSPIGPQKAMPAYDHGGTKTISWVTGPKSPNRTFGRFGISGTDVGVAWDNGRGQTLMAFGDTFGNCLAPAQQWRHNVLLRSTDGNLSDGLSLSGRGYAGEMFGAVGVEGVEKTAIPTAGISIGGKQYVNYMSVRAWGPASVWYTNYSAIAVSNNNGRSWYTPQNTIRVNAGITIPVPASWPSFQAGDAKFQQSAYAKGGGADSGWVYQYGTPNGRFGAAYVARFRPGDILDRGKYQYWDGRTWIVGNPDVARAVVRGPVTELSVSWSPYLNRYVMLDSPRGVLMRTAASPQGPWSPPRRVAPSNLELYAPMMLPNSPALRGTGPELYFNASRWEDYNVMLVRTTVRR